A genomic stretch from Aminobacter aminovorans includes:
- the pal gene encoding peptidoglycan-associated lipoprotein Pal, which produces MRRIAKFATNPVVVALIASLAIAGCASKKTPNNAADLGLGGGAGSATPGSSQDFTVNVGDRIFFDTDSSSVRADAQGILSRQAQWLNKYGQYAVVVEGHADERGTREYNLALGARRAAAARDYLISQGVASNRLKTISYGKERPVAVCDDISCWSQNRRAVTTLSGAGS; this is translated from the coding sequence ATGCGCCGTATCGCAAAATTTGCAACCAACCCCGTGGTCGTGGCCCTGATCGCCTCTCTGGCGATTGCAGGCTGCGCCTCGAAGAAGACCCCGAACAACGCGGCCGATCTCGGCCTCGGTGGCGGCGCCGGCTCGGCAACGCCGGGCTCGTCGCAGGACTTCACCGTCAATGTCGGCGACCGCATCTTCTTTGACACCGACTCCTCGTCGGTTCGTGCCGACGCCCAGGGCATCCTGAGCCGCCAGGCGCAGTGGCTGAACAAGTACGGCCAGTACGCAGTCGTTGTCGAAGGCCATGCCGACGAGCGCGGCACCCGCGAATACAATCTGGCACTCGGCGCACGTCGCGCCGCCGCTGCTCGCGACTACCTGATCTCGCAGGGCGTTGCCTCGAACCGTCTGAAGACGATCTCCTACGGCAAGGAACGTCCGGTCGCGGTTTGCGACGACATCTCGTGCTGGTCGCAGAACCGCCGCGCCGTCACGACGCTGTCGGGCGCCGGCAGCTGA
- the tolB gene encoding Tol-Pal system beta propeller repeat protein TolB, producing MKHVIKAILLIGAMASGMTAFATLPARALVEIDVNKGNVEPLPIAITDFLSGDAMGAEIAGIVAADLQRSGLFAPIDKGAFIEKISNPDVAPRFEDWKVINAQALVTGRVSQEADGRLKAEFRLWDTFAGQQLAGEQFFANKANSRRIAHIIADAIYERLTGEKGYFDTRVVFIDESGAKTARKKRLAIMDQDGANVRYLSDGRSIAMTPRFSPTRQEITYMSYESGQPQVYLLQIETGQRELVGNFPGMTFAPRFSPDGQKVIMSLLRDDGNSNIFSMDLRSRTTTRLTNSSAIDTSPSYSPDGSKVVFTSDRGGQPQIYVMGADGSGQTRVSFGGGSYSTPVWSPRGDLIAFTKQSGGQFQIGVMKTDGSGERILSTGFQQEGPTWAPNGRVVMFFRDQPGGGGPKLYSVDLTGRNEQAIPTSGFASDPAWSPLLD from the coding sequence ATGAAGCATGTAATCAAAGCGATCCTTCTGATCGGCGCCATGGCGAGCGGCATGACCGCGTTTGCGACCTTGCCTGCACGCGCGCTGGTCGAGATCGACGTCAACAAGGGCAATGTCGAGCCGCTGCCGATCGCCATCACCGATTTCCTGTCGGGGGATGCGATGGGCGCGGAGATCGCCGGCATCGTCGCCGCCGACCTGCAGCGGTCGGGCCTGTTCGCGCCGATCGACAAGGGCGCCTTCATCGAGAAGATCTCCAACCCCGATGTTGCGCCGCGCTTCGAGGACTGGAAGGTCATCAATGCCCAGGCGCTCGTCACCGGCCGCGTCAGCCAAGAAGCCGACGGCAGGCTCAAGGCCGAATTCCGGCTGTGGGACACCTTTGCCGGCCAGCAGCTTGCTGGCGAGCAGTTCTTTGCCAACAAGGCCAATTCGCGCCGCATCGCCCACATCATCGCCGACGCGATCTACGAGCGCCTGACCGGTGAGAAAGGTTATTTCGACACCCGCGTCGTCTTCATCGACGAGTCGGGTGCCAAGACCGCGCGCAAGAAGCGCCTGGCGATCATGGATCAGGACGGCGCCAATGTGCGCTATCTCTCCGACGGCCGCTCGATCGCCATGACCCCACGCTTCTCGCCGACGCGCCAGGAAATCACCTACATGTCCTACGAAAGTGGGCAGCCGCAGGTCTATCTGCTGCAGATCGAGACCGGCCAGCGCGAACTCGTCGGCAACTTCCCCGGCATGACCTTTGCGCCGCGCTTTTCGCCCGATGGCCAGAAGGTGATCATGAGCCTGCTGCGCGACGACGGCAATTCCAACATCTTCTCGATGGACCTGCGCAGCCGCACCACCACGCGCCTGACCAATTCCAGCGCCATCGACACCTCGCCGTCCTATTCGCCCGACGGTTCCAAGGTGGTCTTCACCTCCGACCGTGGCGGCCAGCCACAGATCTACGTCATGGGCGCCGACGGCTCGGGCCAGACCCGCGTTTCCTTCGGCGGCGGCAGCTACTCGACCCCGGTATGGTCGCCGCGCGGCGACCTGATCGCCTTCACCAAGCAGTCGGGCGGCCAGTTCCAGATCGGCGTGATGAAGACCGACGGTTCGGGCGAGCGCATCCTGTCGACCGGCTTCCAGCAGGAAGGCCCGACCTGGGCGCCGAACGGCCGTGTCGTGATGTTCTTCCGCGACCAGCCCGGCGGCGGCGGTCCCAAGCTCTACTCGGTCGACCTCACTGGCCGTAACGAACAGGCGATCCCGACCTCGGGCTTTGCCTCCGACCCGGCATGGTCGCCGCTGCTCGACTAA
- the tolR gene encoding protein TolR, with amino-acid sequence MGMSVSAGGSGRGGRGHRRRGRHHGLMSEINVTPFVDVMLVLLIIFMVAAPLMTVGVPIDLPETQAKALNSETQPITISINEAGQIHIQETEIPIDEVVAKLGAIAKAGYEERIYVRGDKTADYGTVMKVMARIQAAGYNKIGLVTLQEQDQ; translated from the coding sequence ATGGGTATGTCAGTTAGCGCGGGCGGTTCGGGCCGCGGCGGGCGCGGCCACCGACGGCGCGGCCGCCACCACGGCCTGATGTCCGAAATCAACGTCACGCCGTTCGTCGACGTGATGCTGGTGCTGCTCATCATCTTCATGGTGGCGGCACCGCTGATGACCGTCGGCGTGCCGATCGACCTGCCCGAGACCCAGGCCAAGGCGCTGAACTCGGAAACGCAGCCGATCACAATTTCCATCAATGAGGCCGGCCAGATCCACATCCAGGAAACCGAGATCCCGATCGACGAGGTCGTGGCCAAGCTCGGCGCCATCGCCAAGGCCGGCTACGAGGAACGCATCTACGTGCGCGGCGACAAGACCGCCGACTACGGCACGGTGATGAAGGTCATGGCCCGCATCCAGGCCGCCGGTTACAACAAGATCGGCCTCGTCACGCTGCAGGAACAGGACCAGTAG
- the tolQ gene encoding protein TolQ: MENLPLAQTGAELSIWALFWQAGWVVKLVMLGLLGASVWTWAIIVDKLVAYNRMRAALNRFEQIFWSGQSLEELYRNLSDRKTSGMSAIFVAAMKEWKKSFEKGAKSPLALQTRIDKAMDLALTREMERLEGRLGFLATIGSAAPFIGLFGTVVGIMTSFQAIAGSKSTNLAVVAPGIAEALLATAIGLLAAIPAVIAYNKLSSDAGKIGMRMEGFSDEFSAILSRQIDEKVAQRA, encoded by the coding sequence ATGGAAAACCTACCTCTCGCCCAAACCGGCGCGGAATTGTCGATTTGGGCGTTGTTTTGGCAGGCCGGCTGGGTAGTCAAGCTGGTGATGCTGGGCCTGCTCGGCGCGTCGGTGTGGACCTGGGCGATCATCGTCGACAAGCTGGTTGCCTACAACCGCATGCGCGCAGCGCTGAACCGCTTCGAACAGATATTCTGGTCCGGTCAGTCTCTGGAAGAGCTCTATCGCAACCTGTCCGACCGCAAGACATCGGGGATGAGCGCGATCTTCGTCGCTGCCATGAAGGAGTGGAAGAAGAGCTTCGAGAAGGGTGCCAAGTCGCCGCTGGCGCTGCAGACCCGCATCGACAAGGCAATGGACCTGGCACTGACGCGCGAGATGGAGCGGCTGGAAGGCCGGCTCGGCTTCCTCGCCACCATCGGTTCGGCCGCCCCGTTCATCGGCCTTTTCGGCACCGTCGTCGGCATCATGACCTCGTTCCAGGCCATCGCCGGCTCGAAGTCGACCAACCTGGCTGTCGTCGCCCCCGGCATCGCCGAAGCGCTGCTGGCGACCGCCATCGGCCTGCTCGCCGCCATTCCCGCCGTTATCGCCTACAACAAGCTGTCATCCGACGCCGGCAAGATCGGCATGCGCATGGAGGGCTTCTCCGACGAGTTCTCCGCCATACTCTCGCGCCAAATCGATGAAAAAGTCGCGCAGCGGGCCTGA
- the ybgC gene encoding tol-pal system-associated acyl-CoA thioesterase, protein MADHVDQDLLAAGLSGALTPFGHHLMARVYYADTDFSGVVYHARYLEFFERGRSDFLRLAGVHHTELADGKHGEKIVWVVRRMEIDFRASAKIDDILTIETRTQDISGARITMAQQLKRGDEVLVEAKVEAAIMGENGRPRRFPKDWIEAFMPGR, encoded by the coding sequence ATGGCGGATCATGTTGACCAGGACTTGCTGGCGGCCGGCCTTTCCGGCGCCCTGACGCCGTTCGGCCACCATCTGATGGCGCGGGTCTATTATGCCGACACCGACTTCTCCGGCGTCGTCTACCATGCGCGCTATCTCGAGTTCTTCGAACGCGGACGCTCGGACTTCCTGCGCCTTGCCGGCGTCCACCACACCGAACTCGCCGACGGCAAGCATGGCGAGAAGATCGTCTGGGTGGTCCGCCGCATGGAGATCGATTTCCGCGCATCCGCCAAGATCGACGACATCCTGACCATCGAGACCCGGACCCAGGACATCTCTGGCGCCCGCATCACCATGGCCCAGCAGCTGAAGCGCGGCGACGAGGTGCTGGTCGAAGCCAAGGTCGAAGCGGCGATCATGGGCGAGAACGGCCGGCCAAGGCGCTTCCCGAAGGACTGGATCGAAGCTTTCATGCCCGGACGGTGA
- a CDS encoding glycoside hydrolase family 5 protein → MAAMIRTSLMALLALALPVSAVEAATFTMKRGINLDIWETWPGEDKWGDANVILPFPEWRKRLGEGELKALKAGGFDVVRIPVDPSVFLSEKTEPLREQLLESVLESARMVNAAGLKAVVDLHLIPAGGNGQIGMSEVMDDPANFDRYVELVRQMGLTLAKEDPAQVAFELMNEPVVDCEPGEAKAWPERLKRLYAAARSSATRLTLVLSGSCWAGAEGLAALDPKDIPDDNVIWTFHSYQPFLLTSQGATWAGDFIRYVTGLPYPPYAVPRAELDAVLDKVRAKIRAEAPLLRRAGMLAYLDEQIALVDSTEKLEAELDAPFRQVDAWAKKNGIAPENIYLGEFGMIRQEYNNPYVMPGAWRAAYVTDMISRAEAHGFAWSIWGYGGAFGIVDEFEGRKAEPDVLEVVRGLK, encoded by the coding sequence ATGGCAGCGATGATCAGGACCTCACTGATGGCTTTGCTGGCACTGGCACTGCCGGTCAGCGCGGTGGAAGCCGCAACATTCACGATGAAGCGCGGCATCAATCTCGACATCTGGGAGACGTGGCCCGGCGAAGACAAATGGGGCGACGCCAACGTCATCCTGCCGTTTCCCGAATGGCGCAAGCGGCTTGGCGAAGGTGAGTTGAAGGCGCTCAAGGCCGGTGGCTTCGATGTCGTGCGCATCCCCGTCGACCCCTCGGTATTCCTGTCTGAAAAGACCGAGCCGTTGCGCGAACAATTGCTTGAGAGCGTCCTGGAATCGGCCCGCATGGTCAACGCCGCGGGGCTCAAGGCGGTCGTCGACCTTCACCTCATACCAGCAGGCGGCAACGGGCAGATCGGCATGTCCGAAGTGATGGACGATCCGGCCAATTTCGACCGCTATGTCGAGTTGGTCCGGCAGATGGGCCTCACCTTGGCCAAGGAAGATCCCGCCCAGGTCGCCTTCGAACTGATGAACGAGCCGGTCGTCGATTGCGAGCCGGGTGAGGCCAAGGCCTGGCCCGAGCGTCTCAAGCGCCTCTATGCCGCCGCGCGCTCTTCGGCGACCCGCCTAACCCTGGTGCTGTCGGGCAGTTGCTGGGCCGGCGCCGAAGGTCTTGCTGCGCTCGACCCCAAGGACATCCCAGACGACAATGTCATATGGACGTTCCATTCCTATCAGCCGTTCCTGCTCACCAGCCAGGGCGCCACCTGGGCCGGTGACTTCATCCGCTATGTCACCGGGCTACCCTATCCGCCCTACGCCGTACCGCGCGCTGAACTTGACGCGGTGCTTGACAAGGTCCGCGCCAAGATCAGGGCCGAAGCGCCGTTGCTCCGCCGCGCCGGCATGCTCGCCTATCTCGACGAGCAGATCGCGCTCGTCGACAGCACGGAAAAGCTCGAGGCCGAGCTCGACGCGCCGTTCCGACAGGTCGACGCCTGGGCGAAGAAAAACGGCATCGCGCCCGAGAACATCTATCTCGGCGAGTTCGGCATGATCCGCCAGGAATACAACAATCCTTACGTCATGCCCGGCGCCTGGCGCGCCGCCTATGTCACCGACATGATCTCCCGGGCTGAAGCGCATGGCTTTGCCTGGTCGATCTGGGGATATGGCGGTGCCTTCGGCATCGTCGACGAATTCGAAGGCCGCAAGGCCGAGCCTGACGTGCTGGAGGTGGTGCGTGGGCTGAAGTAA
- a CDS encoding metallophosphoesterase, whose product MITRRGFFRFLGGSVLAAAALGTYAVGIEPMLFTRVKRYALTPPNWPNGLKLRVVALADIHACRPWMTPERIASLAEEANALEPDVIVLLGDYVAGTRMVSGWVDAHQWGPALSGLKAPLGVFSVLGNHDWWEDLTAQKAGQGPPIARRALESAGIPVMENDAVRLEKDGHGFWIAGLADQLALRPGRAWGRKGFTGLHDLRGTLTKVGDEAPVILLAHEPDIFPEVPDRVALTLSGHTHGGQVRLFGYSPVVPSRFGNRYAYGHVVEGSRNLIVSGGLGFSIAPIRFGVRPEILAVDLG is encoded by the coding sequence TTGATCACCCGCCGCGGCTTCTTCCGTTTTCTCGGCGGTTCGGTCCTGGCCGCCGCAGCGCTTGGAACCTACGCGGTCGGCATCGAACCGATGCTGTTTACGCGGGTCAAACGCTATGCGCTGACCCCACCGAACTGGCCAAACGGCCTGAAGCTGCGCGTCGTGGCGCTCGCCGACATTCACGCCTGTCGTCCCTGGATGACGCCTGAACGCATCGCCTCCCTGGCTGAAGAGGCCAATGCGCTGGAGCCCGATGTCATCGTGCTGCTCGGTGATTACGTCGCGGGTACACGTATGGTGAGCGGCTGGGTCGATGCACATCAATGGGGTCCGGCCCTGTCCGGCCTCAAGGCACCGCTCGGCGTGTTTTCCGTCCTCGGCAATCATGACTGGTGGGAGGACCTGACGGCTCAGAAGGCCGGACAAGGTCCTCCCATTGCCAGGCGAGCGCTTGAATCGGCAGGAATTCCCGTCATGGAAAACGATGCCGTCCGGCTGGAAAAGGACGGCCATGGCTTCTGGATCGCAGGCTTGGCGGACCAGTTGGCGCTACGGCCCGGCAGGGCCTGGGGCCGCAAGGGCTTCACCGGGCTTCACGACCTTCGCGGCACGTTGACTAAAGTCGGCGATGAGGCACCTGTCATCCTGCTGGCCCATGAGCCCGACATTTTTCCCGAGGTGCCGGACCGCGTGGCGCTGACCCTGTCGGGACATACCCATGGCGGCCAAGTGCGCCTGTTCGGCTATTCGCCGGTCGTTCCCTCGCGCTTCGGCAACCGCTACGCCTATGGCCATGTCGTCGAGGGCAGCCGCAACTTGATCGTATCAGGCGGCCTGGGTTTCAGCATCGCCCCAATCCGCTTCGGCGTGCGGCCGGAGATACTGGCTGTCGACCTGGGCTGA
- a CDS encoding GNAT family N-acetyltransferase: MPGYRPGLIADIIRLHAEYYARDWGFGLPFEAKVAGELSAFMRDFRPGLDFFAAQDDDNGRLLGTISLEGPTSTEPLAHLRWFITSDGARGTGLGRRLMDQAMAHVDSKGFPGVYLTTFAGLGPARHLYESFGFALVAEAERDQWSGGVREQRFERHSPDARI, encoded by the coding sequence ATGCCAGGCTATCGTCCCGGACTGATAGCCGACATTATCAGGTTGCACGCCGAATATTATGCCCGCGACTGGGGGTTCGGCCTGCCGTTCGAAGCCAAGGTCGCTGGCGAGCTTTCCGCCTTCATGCGCGATTTCAGGCCCGGCCTCGACTTCTTCGCCGCCCAAGATGACGACAATGGCAGGCTCCTCGGAACGATCAGCCTGGAAGGCCCGACTTCGACGGAGCCGCTGGCGCATCTGCGCTGGTTCATCACCAGCGACGGCGCGCGCGGCACGGGCCTCGGACGGCGACTGATGGACCAGGCCATGGCGCATGTCGATAGCAAGGGCTTTCCCGGTGTCTATCTCACGACATTCGCCGGGCTCGGTCCGGCCCGCCATCTCTACGAGTCGTTCGGTTTTGCTCTCGTCGCCGAGGCAGAGCGCGACCAATGGTCGGGCGGCGTGCGCGAGCAGCGCTTCGAGCGCCACAGTCCGGATGCCAGGATTTGA
- the ruvB gene encoding Holliday junction branch migration DNA helicase RuvB — protein sequence MNSPDRLITPDKRGEDADNSLRPQTLDDFVGQAAARANLKIFIEAAKGRGEALDHVLFVGPPGLGKTTLAQIMARELGVNFRSTSGPVIAKAGDLAALLTNLEERDVLFIDEIHRLNPAVEEILYPAMEDYQLDLIIGEGPAARSVKIDLAKFTLVAATTRLGLLTNPLRDRFGIPTRLNFYTVEELELIVRRGARILGMPLADDGAVEIARRARGTPRIAGRLLRRVRDFAAVAGSGPVDRRIADEALSRLEVDALGLDSLDRRYLSMIAMNFGGGPVGIETIAAGLSEPRDAIEDIIEPYLIQQGFIQRTPRGRVLTANAWKHLGLEIPRELAVQQINLFQEED from the coding sequence ATGAATTCGCCCGACCGTCTCATCACCCCCGACAAGCGCGGCGAGGACGCCGACAATAGCCTGCGCCCGCAGACGCTCGACGATTTCGTCGGCCAGGCAGCGGCGCGCGCCAACCTCAAGATCTTCATCGAGGCCGCCAAGGGCCGCGGCGAGGCGCTTGACCACGTGCTGTTCGTCGGCCCGCCCGGCCTCGGCAAGACGACGCTCGCCCAGATCATGGCACGCGAACTCGGCGTCAATTTCCGCTCGACCTCCGGCCCCGTCATCGCCAAGGCCGGCGACCTCGCTGCCTTGCTCACCAATCTCGAAGAACGCGACGTCCTGTTCATCGACGAGATCCACAGGCTCAACCCGGCGGTCGAGGAAATCCTCTATCCGGCGATGGAAGACTACCAGCTCGACCTGATCATCGGCGAAGGTCCGGCAGCACGCTCGGTGAAGATCGACCTCGCCAAATTCACACTCGTTGCCGCCACCACGCGCCTCGGGCTTTTGACCAATCCACTGCGCGACCGCTTCGGCATCCCGACCCGGCTCAACTTCTATACGGTCGAGGAACTTGAACTGATCGTGCGCCGTGGCGCACGCATCCTCGGCATGCCGCTGGCCGACGACGGCGCCGTCGAGATTGCGCGGCGCGCCCGCGGCACCCCGCGCATCGCCGGACGCCTGCTGCGCCGCGTCCGCGATTTCGCCGCCGTCGCCGGTTCCGGACCTGTCGACCGCCGCATCGCCGACGAGGCGCTGTCGCGACTCGAGGTCGACGCGCTCGGTCTCGATTCTCTCGACCGACGCTATCTCTCGATGATCGCGATGAATTTCGGCGGCGGCCCGGTGGGCATCGAGACCATTGCCGCTGGCCTGTCCGAGCCGCGCGACGCCATCGAGGACATCATCGAGCCCTATCTGATCCAGCAGGGTTTCATCCAGCGCACCCCGCGCGGCCGCGTGCTGACGGCCAATGCCTGGAAACATCTCGGCCTCGAAATTCCGCGTGAACTCGCCGTCCAGCAGATCAACCTGTTTCAGGAAGAAGACTGA
- the ruvA gene encoding Holliday junction branch migration protein RuvA, with product MIGKLKGTVDEIGEDFCVLDVHGVGYVAYCSTRTLAALPGAGEAAVLFIETYVREDMIRLYGFKTELEREWFKLLMANVQGVGAKVALAILSTLAPSDLANAIALRDIAMVSRAPGVGKKVAERIVTELKNKAPAFAGEATGTIGLKQELGEGVAPAPIADAVSALVNLGYSRDIAANAIAAAMKTAGEDADSSKLIRFGLKELAR from the coding sequence ATGATCGGCAAGTTGAAGGGCACCGTCGACGAGATCGGCGAGGATTTCTGCGTGCTCGACGTGCATGGCGTCGGCTACGTCGCCTATTGCTCGACGCGCACGCTCGCCGCCCTGCCCGGCGCCGGCGAGGCCGCCGTCCTTTTTATCGAGACTTATGTCCGCGAGGACATGATCCGGCTCTACGGCTTCAAGACCGAACTCGAGCGCGAGTGGTTCAAGCTTTTGATGGCCAATGTCCAGGGCGTCGGCGCCAAGGTGGCGCTGGCGATCCTGTCGACGCTGGCGCCCTCCGATCTCGCCAATGCGATCGCGCTGCGCGACATCGCCATGGTCAGCCGCGCGCCCGGTGTCGGCAAGAAGGTCGCCGAACGCATCGTCACCGAGCTCAAGAACAAGGCACCGGCCTTTGCCGGCGAGGCCACCGGCACCATCGGGCTCAAGCAGGAGCTGGGCGAAGGCGTCGCCCCCGCCCCGATCGCCGACGCGGTATCGGCGCTTGTCAATCTCGGCTACTCCCGCGACATCGCCGCCAATGCCATTGCCGCCGCCATGAAGACCGCCGGCGAGGACGCCGATTCTTCCAAGTTGATCCGCTTCGGCCTCAAGGAGCTGGCGCGGTGA
- a CDS encoding type II toxin-antitoxin system VapC family toxin — protein MATLVDTNILVDIAVRDPVWVRWSRGQLEKARKRGSVIINQIVYSEFSIRYDSIDAVDLALPEDDFRREGLPWDAAFAASRAFQLYRRRGGPQEKILPDFLIGAHAAIRGYAVLTRDPDGYRTYFPDLEIIAPDTHP, from the coding sequence TTGGCAACGCTGGTGGATACCAACATCCTGGTTGATATTGCGGTGCGTGACCCCGTTTGGGTCAGATGGTCACGCGGTCAGCTGGAGAAGGCGCGCAAGCGCGGCAGCGTGATCATCAACCAGATCGTCTATTCGGAATTCTCGATCCGCTACGATTCGATCGACGCGGTCGATCTCGCGCTGCCGGAAGATGACTTTCGCCGGGAGGGCCTGCCTTGGGATGCTGCCTTTGCGGCATCCAGGGCATTCCAGCTTTATCGCCGTCGCGGGGGTCCACAGGAAAAGATATTGCCGGACTTCCTCATCGGGGCTCACGCGGCGATTCGCGGCTACGCTGTGCTGACCCGTGATCCCGATGGCTACCGCACCTATTTCCCCGACCTCGAAATCATCGCCCCAGACACCCATCCATGA
- a CDS encoding AbrB/MazE/SpoVT family DNA-binding domain-containing protein yields MRVTSKGQVTIPRDLRETFGIAANSEVIFGIEGGKITIVPKDDIGRLADRERLDRFLAVLDRLEGTGDQAMNTDDVMALTRDR; encoded by the coding sequence ATGCGTGTTACCAGCAAGGGCCAGGTGACGATCCCACGCGATCTGCGCGAGACGTTCGGCATCGCTGCCAACAGCGAGGTCATCTTCGGTATCGAAGGCGGCAAGATCACCATCGTGCCCAAGGATGACATTGGGCGGCTCGCCGACCGCGAACGGCTCGACCGCTTTCTTGCGGTGCTCGACCGGCTGGAAGGCACAGGCGACCAGGCGATGAATACTGACGATGTGATGGCGCTGACCAGGGATCGCTGA
- the ruvC gene encoding crossover junction endodeoxyribonuclease RuvC has protein sequence MRETIRIIGIDPGLQRTGWGIIESLGNSLRFVAAGTVRSDNKAALASRLCQLHDGLADVLHREMPHEAAVEATFVNKDATATLKLGQARGIAMLVPARAGLVVAEYSPNAVKKAVIGVGHGDKKQIAMMVKVLLPKAVFDTADAADALAIAICHAHHRQSPAYRLAALAAAHA, from the coding sequence ATGAGAGAGACGATTCGTATCATTGGCATCGACCCGGGGCTTCAACGCACCGGCTGGGGCATCATCGAGAGTCTCGGCAATTCGCTGCGCTTTGTCGCCGCCGGCACGGTGCGTTCCGATAACAAGGCAGCGCTCGCCAGCCGGCTTTGCCAGCTCCACGACGGTCTTGCCGACGTGCTTCACCGCGAGATGCCGCATGAGGCCGCCGTCGAGGCGACCTTCGTCAACAAGGACGCGACAGCGACCCTGAAGCTCGGCCAGGCACGCGGCATCGCCATGCTGGTGCCGGCCCGCGCCGGACTTGTCGTCGCCGAATATTCGCCCAATGCGGTGAAGAAGGCGGTCATCGGCGTCGGCCATGGCGACAAGAAGCAGATCGCCATGATGGTCAAGGTGCTGTTGCCGAAGGCCGTGTTCGACACCGCCGATGCCGCCGATGCGCTGGCGATCGCCATCTGCCATGCCCACCACCGCCAGAGCCCGGCATACAGGCTGGCGGCATTAGCCGCCGCGCACGCCTGA
- a CDS encoding DUF1465 family protein, giving the protein MNEPSRESANTIKLAERRVFSPSFKPLYNEGMGLVEQAAEYLDGAGRVEAKKLSRLAATLYAAESMRLTTRLMQIASWLLLQRAANSGEMTRDQVASEKSKVRLDTASAHDDAAGWNELPADFVDLVRRSLRLQAHVRRMDDEIYGNGATVVPVQAMRRSNPVSDQISLLNTAFARN; this is encoded by the coding sequence ATGAACGAGCCTTCGAGGGAAAGCGCAAACACGATCAAGCTCGCCGAGAGGCGGGTGTTTTCGCCGTCCTTCAAGCCCCTCTACAATGAGGGCATGGGGCTGGTCGAACAGGCCGCCGAATATCTCGACGGTGCCGGCCGCGTCGAGGCCAAGAAGTTGTCGCGTCTTGCCGCCACGCTCTATGCCGCCGAATCGATGCGCCTGACCACCCGCCTGATGCAGATCGCCTCGTGGCTGCTGTTGCAGCGCGCCGCCAATTCCGGCGAAATGACCCGCGACCAGGTCGCCTCGGAGAAATCCAAGGTGCGGCTCGACACCGCTTCCGCCCATGACGACGCCGCCGGCTGGAACGAACTGCCGGCCGATTTCGTCGACCTCGTGCGCCGCTCGCTCCGTCTGCAGGCGCATGTGCGCCGCATGGACGACGAGATCTACGGTAACGGTGCCACCGTCGTGCCGGTGCAGGCGATGCGCCGCAGCAATCCGGTTTCCGATCAGATCAGCCTGCTCAACACGGCATTTGCCCGCAACTGA